The DNA region CGTGCTTGGGCGCCGTCCCCGTCTCCTCATGGCCTTCCACGGTGTGGTGGATCTCCAGCGTGCCCTTGGCCAGCAGGAACAGGCCGCCCAGGATCAGGATCAGATCGCGGCCCGACACCTCCCAGCCGAAGGCGGTGAACAGCGGCTGCGTCAGCTGCGCCACCCAGGCGATGGAAGCCAGCAGCATCAGCCGGGTCAGCAAGGCCAGCGCCAGGCCGATGCGGCGGGCGCTGTGCTGCCGTTCGGGTGGCAGCTTCGACGCCATGATCGAAATGAAGATGATGTTGTCGATGCCCAGCACGATCTCCAACGCGGTCAACGTCAGGAGGCTGGCCCAAATATTTGGGTCGGCAAGCAGGTCGAGCATGAAGGGCGGAACTCCGGCGGTCTGTGGACGCAGTCAAAGGGAAATGGTGCCGGCGCCGCAGGGCACCAGCTTGATCGCGACCACATGAGATCGAAGCCGCCCCGCTGCAAGAGGGGAAAAGGTTCGCTGCCGCCGGAAATCAAGTCATAGGCGGTTCGGCCGGGTCCGGGCCGGTCAGGTCGCAGGCCTGA from Azospirillum thiophilum includes:
- a CDS encoding TerC family protein codes for the protein MLDLLADPNIWASLLTLTALEIVLGIDNIIFISIMASKLPPERQHSARRIGLALALLTRLMLLASIAWVAQLTQPLFTAFGWEVSGRDLILILGGLFLLAKGTLEIHHTVEGHEETGTAPKHATFTSVVVQIMFLDIVFSLDSVITAVGMSDHLPVMIAAVVIAMAVMLFASGPVGDFVNRHTTVKMLALSFLLLVGVALVADGLGFHIPKGYLYFAIAFSALVEALNLMARRKQTVGH